From the genome of Setaria viridis chromosome 1, Setaria_viridis_v4.0, whole genome shotgun sequence:
atgcatgtaccgcaagtttgatgtgatggggaatcttctttttgtatattgtcaaagttggaatttggaGGTGAACTGAACACGACCCTAGCATCGTTGGACTCCACTGCAAGCTGCACTTTGACCCAGAGCATTGCAGTTCAGTCACCAGCGACGCTTGAGCTGTTCCTCAAGCCGTAGGGCTCCGAGTCTGAAGAACTCGTCCAGCCACACTTCAGCTCTTTACGTTGGCAAGTCTTGTTTGGATAGAAAAGGATTAAAAGGGAACGAAGGAGATTGagtcaaaaataaactaattttCTCTCAATCCCTCCCATTCCAATTCAacctaaacaaggccttacAAACCCTTATGAAGTTATGGGTGGTTTACAGGCGAGAGCATTACACGATGATTAGCCAAAATTCGTTTGTCCATTGAAATAAGCTTCCAGTGCCACCTCTAGGCCAAAACAGGCCATGAAGTCCTGCAAAGCCCACGAAAGCATTACCGACATAGCATCCAGGCCCAGCTCCTGATCCATTAACTCAGTCCAAAACAATCATAAGGAAATTCAGATAAAGGATTAGGTCGATGCTGTACGATTTAGCAGATCTGCATACAGTAGCACAACCCAATGAATGAAACATGGAGGAGCTAGACCAGAAGCAACCTCTGGGCCATCTTCCATGACTTCTCATCCTTGAATCGCTTTTATTCGATGTTATCTCACATTATTATCTACATATGGCTACTTTAAGAGCAAATTAATGACAAACGGTATACTCATACCCATCCATCTACACATAGAGGTCCAAGGCTAACCGGCTCGGTTTCAGATTTCACCTCCCGTCGACATACTTTTCGATGCAGGTGATGAGGGTGCTCTCCGGCACGGCGCCGATCACCGCTTCCTTCTTCTCGCCGTTCTTGAATATCATCATTGTGGGGATGCTCCGGATGCCGAGCTGGGTCGCGATGTCGGGGTTATCATCAGTGTTCAGCTTGTAGCATTTCAGCTTCCCTTCATACTCCTTTGAGAGcttgccgacgatggggtctaTCATTTTGCACGGTCCGCACCATGAGGCCCAGAACTGGACGAGGACGGGGAGCTCGCTCTCCACCACAAGCGATTGCCAGGTAGATTTGCTCACATCAGGAACTGAAAAGGAAGCAGGTTTGGAGTATGTAAGGTGGCACATCAATCACCATAACATAGGACAAAACATAAACTACTCAATGCTGCTTATAGGGCCAATAAATTCCAAGTCAAAGTTGACGCATAATTATTCTAAAAGCAGGCAAGAGAAATTTACTGCTGTGCCATTAACTAAATGAATGAACAGAAGTTCAATTTATTGATTCTACCTTGCATGCTTTTCTAATCCATTTCTTCGAATATATCATTCAAATTCACATACCATTGCACAGATGCTGCTTCTACTACGCTACGCCTAGCTTCACGCATTAGGATATGTGCCAGAACTCTAAAGATTCGCACAAACCTACCACAGCATTAAAGATTCAGCAACCATAGCTTTCTAGCCCAAGATGCAATTCATAAGCATTTTTCCAAAGCTTATGAGAATAGGTCTTGTCAAAGCAATTCATAAGCATATTCATTGTGTTTCGATTAGGCAGTATAGACTGTAAATGATGTATGGCCATGGTATGCATTCCACCATGCAAGATGTGAAAAAATTCATTACACTATACATCATATTCAAAACTAGGAACTACGAGAACAATACTACAATGTTGATTTGATTCTGCAACGTATCAACTGAACAAATGATGCATCTAATCCATGTTCTTCCCAGCTACTGCTAGCCTCAGGAGAACTTTAAGGCAGCTTTGAGCTTTGTACAGCAATCTTTGCGCTTAGCCGGTATCAAAGACTTATTAATGAGAATGGAAGTAGATGTCCTAACTTATTGCAGTATGAACAAGTTCTATCATAGCTGTTTGCTTAACCTTGATTCAATTTAGAGACAGGAAACGATAGCAACATTAAAGAAAGCAGTCACACTTAACCTAGCAGTTTTACCTTAATGAAATGGCTGGTAGCTCTCTTGCAGCCAATTTTCATAAATGAAATGAAATCCATATAAAACAACCACAGGATGACATGGAAACAACAGTTGGGATCCTAACAATCACACCATACCGTTGTGCTGTTACAAAATTTCGTAATAATCCTAACCAAGAATCAATTTTCCACATTCTAGTAACAGTACCAATATGACAAATCTATAATATACCATGGTCTCTAAAAAAACCTATAATATACCAAATATCCCAAATTTGAAATAGGGAAATATTTTCATTGCTACATTTCACAATATTCAAATATGGTTCAGCACAAGTGTACAGCAGTTACCATCGAAGTTAATGGCTAGCTAAAATTAGATTCAGAATAAGAGTAATACCATGTTTCGACAAACACACTTATGGTGAAAGCATAAATAGAGCTCTCTTCTTATCTAATTGTATGACACGTTGCCTGTATTTGGTCAACTTTAAAAATGGCATAGTCTCGTATTTTTGGCGCGTGGCGCCAAAAGACAGTATAAAACTGCGGCCATAAATGCTACGTTCAATTTATAACTTTCTTCACAGACCACAACAAAGCAATGATATGGGATGTTAACTGTTTATAGGTTAAACTTCAAACTAACTTTCGTGCCTTTGCGTACATGCAGAGGAAACCTAAAGCGCATAGCCATATACATGCATTACAGAATTAGTTACACATGATGCCTCATGCACATCTCCTGTTAAGTTTGATATGCACACATATCCAAATACATGCATTGGTGCACACAGGTCTGCGCAGCACAACACGGTAGGTGATGCATGTCTTGTcggatacatacatacatgcatgcagGGATACAGATACACAAATTAGCCGCCATGCCCTCACCAATTAACGGCTGTTTGCTTCACCATCTCATCGTTAGAACTGCTCTATGCCCTGCTGGCCTGCTATTCCAACTTCCTATTCGTCTAGAAACCAGTCCCAACTTCCAACTAACAAAATTTGCGAAAAAAACCCTAACTCCGTTGAAACACTCACAATCAAGCGGCGGATCACTAACCCAATTAATATTGCCTTAACGTCTTACTCGCATCACAGGGCGGTTCCAGAATCCAGATCAGCGGCCCAGCGCCATTTCATCTCAGATCGATACATAAACCAAAGCCTAAAAGCAGGAGAGTAACCTACACGAGGACCAATTTACCTTGGATGGCGGTGTCCTGGCCGCCCTGGGCCTGGCACACGACGGCCGCGCCGCGGGAGCTCGGGCGGGCGCGGAGCGCGCGGCGCGTCggcgggaggccgcggcggagcgCGACGCTGGgcggggcgacgacggcggcgacatgggacggcgacgaggcgggcgcggcgacggagacggagacggcGAGGTGGGAGGCCATCGCGGCGGATGGGGACGGGAgtgaggagggaggaggcgaggggAATCGGTGTGGAAGGGAAGGTGGTTGGGAGGGAGTTGGAGTGGAGGGGCGAGTTGTGAAGGTGCTAGGAGTGATATGGCCATATGGGTGAACAGATAAGTACAGATCGGACGGtgggccccgcggcgggggACGTGTGGCGCCGCCGTGTGCTGCCGATCAGCCGATGTGGACGcgtgagcttttttttttgagggggaaaAAAACGTCATCAGAATTCGCACAAAATCTCACGTCGAAGCTTTGGTGGGCCGGAGCGTTTCGAGTCCAAGGTGAATAGAAGCCCACCAACGcttgtttttcaaaaaagaatagAAGCCTACCAGCACGAGAAATGAGCCCAACTATCCCAGCCCACATCGGCGCGTATCGGCGGCCAGGTGGTGCTTCGGCTTCAACCCCTCCCTGACGCCGCGGAactggcggtggcgggcgaaGCTAATGGCCATCCGTGCcatgccgcctccgccatgCGAGGCAGGTAGCCAGACGCGTATAAAGGGCAGCCAGAGATTCGGATCCACCTGTCTGCGTCTCCGTTCGTTGGCGCCACAGGCAAGGCACCGGAGCTTGTGAGGgagagcaaggaggaggaggaggagagaggaggaggaggacatggTGCACGGGACGCTGGAGGTGCTGCTCGTCGGGGCCAAGGGCCTCGAGAACACCGATTACCTCTGTACGCATCGGCTAGATCTTCAACATAGTCCTTTTTCCTGTTCTTTGCTCGATCTTCATATTGCGCGCGGTCCATTCTTTTTCCATAGGGAACCGAAGCATTTGGGCTGACAATAATAATTGCTCGGCTAATCTTTATCGGTCGATGGGTTTTAATCCTATTAATTGTGTTGCtaacctatatttttttattaatgcAACATGTTGCTTGATCACTTCTTCGGCCTTGGTGGGCTGTGCTTGGAAGAATGATTTTATGGGCTATTTCTTAATGAATAATTTCTTTTTCTACCATTGCAAAGAGTCCAATGATTTTGTGGGTTGTTGCCACACTTGCTGGCCTAGAAATGACCCTCGGAGATTGTGGATTTAGCAAATGTACAGTGATTAGGTTTGTGATTCTTTTTTCGTGATGATCAGTAGCAAAAGACCATATAGGACATGGGAGattattttctttacaatcaGAAGTGCTATAAAATCATCCGCATCGCTTGTTTATCTTTTCCCATCTTTTTCTTGAATGCTGATAAGTCTCCTTTGTGATGAGTTTTTCTATGGCAAATTGATCCCGCAGGCAACATGGATCCGTATGCAATTCTCAAGTGCCGATCACAGGAGCAGAGGAGCAGTATTGCAGCTGGTGGATATACTCATCTATGTGTATTTTTCCTTGTCATAGTTACTTTCTTTCCTCATTGTACTTATGCATTTCTGAACATTTCCATGTTTTGCACTAGGGATATAGGTCTCTAGTTTCCTACTGAGATATAGTGAAGCAATTTGAttatcagaattcagaagtaCACTGAAACATTAGATCTCTTGTGCAAATTCTGTTTTGTGGAATACTAGAAATGCAGGTTGGGCTGTAATGTAATCTGCTTGAACAATAGTAGACATCATGTAAAAGTTGTAGTATGATGCAAGTCAAATGATAGTGACACAATTTTTCAGCTGCAGGGGTTTTATATGGTAAGAAATTACACTTTGCATTGTGTTGAAAGTCAgtattttggttaattaatgcACTGCATAGAAAAAAGGTCGGGACCTCAAATTTCTATTATGATATCCATATCCTTTTCTAAAGATAGAGAAAATCATGCTATTATTTCGTGTACTGAGTACATATATAACTTCTCTAAGGTATTGACTGATACTAATTTATGTTTCTTGAATAACACTTGACTGTCACATGATCATGCATACAGGAAAAGGAACTAACCCTGAGTGGAATGAAAACTTTGTCTTCACCGTGTCCGACCGAACTACAGACTTGCTAATCAAGCTTATGGATAGTGATACAGGCACAGCAGATGACTTTGTAGGTGAAGCGACGTAAGTTTTTATTGCAATGGAATTCCTATTGTAAATTATGTCTGCAATTCTACTTTCTTTTTTGGAAGAAATGAACAGTTGGTAATGTTGGTATCAGATTCTTCATAAGCTTTGCAGAACATTTTTCATGAAGTTACTCTTCTGCATATCATCCACTGTATTAATGTCAATTAGCAAATTGTAGTGATGTAGGCGATTCGAATTTTAAAGAGCCGAATTGAATTGGTCTCTGCAGGATTCCGTTGGAAGCAGTGTATTCGGAAAGGAGCATTCCACCAACGATCTATAATGTTGTGAAAGGTGAAAAGTACTGTGGGGAAATCAAAGTTGGTCTCACATTCACTCCCGAGGTAGTTTGAAAACCTACCTCTATGTTATATTTCATTGAATACTAAAATTCCTGAATCCAACTTTTATCTTGAATGCCTTTTGGGATAGGCACTATGTACATCCCCTCTATTTTGATTGCCCTTTTGAAAGTTAACACAACCTCGGATATTTATGATTTTACCATAATTTTCTAATTATTTGCTAGGGAAGATTATCAAAATAACAGTATATGTAAGTACTCTTAAGAATGATTCGTTCAATACTATTTTGTATTAGGGCAGATACAATTGTTTTTTGGTCCAGAGTGATGTCATGAATGAATCAAATTATGGACGCCAAGCTCATGAATTTTGGCAGTTTGCTACATTAAATTATGTTGTTTCATAATTCGCAAGCATTTCAGTCTGGCGATCGCTTTCACATTATGTTGAAAATATGAACTATATACCAgcatgtttgatgtttctctGCTGTCCAAATTTCCTGGTCATTGTTAATTACAGAAAGTAAAATTAAAACAactcttttccatttttttggtGTATGCATAACCTGCAAACTACAAAGGTTCGTGCCCAGTCCAGAGCAAGGATTTCTTTTATGAGTATAACATCCAAGGTTCCCATTTTTCAATCATATTAATTGTGATGAGCTCCTACTTTTTAGGTACACTATAATTGCGGATAGTAGCCTGACCATCCAATGGTGTCTAGTCATGAGATGCCATTGCCCGCAATGCAGTGGTGTCAAGTACTACCAATTATACTTCTGTACTGAGATTCAGTTGGCAGTAGTGAAGCTACTGAACCATTTGCCCAAATTTTTTCATTGGATGTGCAACCATGGAATCACCTGAACATGACTTTTCAGTCTTGTAGCTCCGTTCTCATTCATCTAGTACCGAATAAAAAATACGCTCCTTTACTCGTCAGTTGCTCACATGAAACCTGGTTGCAGAATACCATGGTTTAAATCCTTGGTTACCTTGCCCTGATACGCTAGTATTAGGCTGCAAACAAAAAACACGGCATCTTTTGAGTAAGCTAACTGTTGTTCTTTATATAGAATACTCGCCAGAGGGGTCTCCCAGATGACTGCGGCGGATGGAAGCAATCTCACTGAAAAGAGCAAGATTTTTTGAGATTCCACCAGAGCACAGCGACAATTCATGTGCTTGAGGCATTCATCCCTCGTACACGTTCATGCTAATGTAACATGAAATTCAGTTGATTTGGCTTCTTTAATTGTTTCAAAAGATGCATCATTAGCGAGTTTAATCTAAAAACACAGCTGCATTTGATGTATTTTATACAGTCCCTCGGTTATTGGAAATTTTAAGGCCGTTCGTGATCACTGGTTGCAGTAACTAGTTTTGCTTCTttacttctctctctctctctctctctctctctctctctctctctatgctTTTGAAGTTTTAAGTGGTCCTTCTTTCTGTTCAACGTTTAAGAAGGTGTATGACAGTAATACTGGAAGCATTTCTCTTGCAGCAgcatcaaatttatttttatcctTATAAACAATGGTATCAGTACCAACTTGACATGTACAGGATGAGTTAATCATAAATTCAAACCTTAGTTTAGTTCTAACTTCCTGCTATGAAGCTGATAGATCCTACGTACTTGTCTTGTAAGGGCTTTGTAGCAGCAGAACATCAGAAGGCTTCTGGCAAAATGTTCACTGACCTTCTCCTGGGAGTTGTGATCTGCATGTAACTTGCTGCGCTGACAGTTTTTCCACATACTGAATTCAGTAATGCTACCCTACCATCCTTGAAGTGTAGGAAGCAATTGAACGAACTTCTGATGCTGCTGTTTATATTTTGCACtgagcatttttcttttgttttaggCTTGTTCAAACAGGATGAATTTTTGCATGAATAAGTGCGTTCTTCACTGAAATTCCCAATGAAAATCCACCGTTCTAGAAGGAACAAGTAATATCAGACGTAAAATTGTCACTGTCTCAATGACAGTGTGCAGGCTTCCAAGATCCTATAGGAGCCAACCAATTTCCCCCCACTAGTGTTGTGGGCACTGGGAAGCATGCAAGCAAGAAGCAACAGAACAAAGGAGCTGGTCATAGCTGGTGAGATGAGACAACTCACCAGAACTTAAGCCTGACCAGGTTCCCCATGTCCCTTTGCTTCTCTGATCACGACACACGAGACCACCAGAGGGACACCAAGGTCCCTCAAAATTGACTACATCCACCACCACTCTACCAGTCTCCCAGTCCACCatcacaagaagaagaagaatgcagTCTGCATAGACTCTTGAGAGAGTTTAGAGTGGGTATGACTTCACAACCTTTCTACTACTAAGTATTACATGGCAATGGCATTAGTACAAATCTTGCTTGTTTCCATGATTTCCCTGTTTTTGCTAAGTGCTAACTCACCGAACTCTATGCTGTATCCTGCATGTGCTCTTTTCCACAAGAACACGAGAAAAAacagagaagaaaaatagggagagaagaaaaggaagaaagaagaaggtgcAAGCACTCTTCAGCACGACAGAGCACGTACGCACACGGTTGCAGTACCTGAGGGCTGAACCGCCGAGGCTTTGAACGAAGCTAGTTGTGCAGCGGATTGGGGCCCTGGGGAACCAGCCTCTTCGACTCACCTTGCACCGCCCACGCGCCTGCGTCGCCGCCGACACCGGGCGCCGTCCGCGGCGGGGCGCGCGCTGCCCACAGCGCGCCACCGCCGTgctccggcgccaccgccgccacggctGGCTTCAGAAGTCTGCAGCTGCAGGTGACGGTGGCCAGCTCGATCCCCAGAAACAGCAGCAACAGAAGCATGGCCGGCGATGGAGCGTGCCTCATGGTGCAAGAAGAGGCGAGGAGCGGATTGGAAGGGTGGTTTTCCTAGCTTCTCTGCGGGGTCAGCTCTGCAAGTGCAAGCTAGCAAGAGAGATCACCAGATGGCcgcctgcagcctgcaggtcGATCAGCTCATGGCTGCTCAGAAGCTTCAGATGACCCGTGGTCTCGGGTGAAGGCGGCACATGTTTATATTTTCCTTGGTTCGTGTGGGTCATTTATAAGCATTAAATATGGTGGTACCGGTGATAATGGTTCATTCGGTACCTTGGTGTTAAGGGGAGAAAAATGCCCCGCGTAGTTGTTTCTCTTTATTTTTGCAAGGTACTACATTTTATTCCATTAGGATAAAGCTTTGACCCCTAGTTGCTTCACTAATATTCCTTGTGGTTTTTACAAGACGTATTTTGTTTCACTAATATAAGTTTTCTTTAATTTATATAAACCTATAGTTATAAGAAAGCTATCCTTTAATATGAATCTAGTACTGACATCAGCTTGTATCACAAAAGTTGTATATTATTGCAGTAATTGGCGGTCAAAGTCTCATCTCAATGAAACGTAATAAGCCTTATATAAGGAAATATTTTTGAATACATACGTATCTAGTAAGATCAATTTTATGCCATACATTAATGGagtaattattggtcaaaggGTTATCCTAATGAAAGATAAATAATCTAGTAATAACTTCAAATAAAGGGAGTGCTTCCTTTCATGATCACAAGTATCCATTAAgatattttatataatttgCAATATAACCTTTCAATTAGTAATATGTACAAATATATTGTGTTAAATAGAaacttttatatatttttttaaaaaaactttgaaAAATAATTCTGCTAATCTTGTGATATCAATCTATGTGCAATTGTAGATATTGATAGTTAAAACTATAATAATTATAAGAAATCAAAATATTAACTTAAGAACAAATCTAAATGGGCTTATAATTTTGATAAGAGAAAGTACTAAATTAATTTATAAGCAATATAGGAAATAGCAATACGTGCTTAAGGCCATATTTGGATaggaggtgttaaagtttaacaccctacttttaacacctttttaTCAGGgtctgtttgggaagggggtgttaaagtttaacacggtgttaaattttaacacattggggtgtttggatggttggttaaactttaacaccttatGTTGGAATTGATAATATTGCCCCTCATTACTCCTGGGCCACCCGACGGCGCTATGAGGTAGCAACCACGCTCCTGGGGCACCCGGCTGGTGCTCGAGGGAGGAGGTGCGCCAGAGGAGGCCGGAGGAGGGGTGCCAGAGGGAGGAGATAGGCGCGCCCCCTCCCCGGGCCGCCTACCttcgccgcccgcgcgcgcaccaccccaccaccaccaccacgccgccgccgacctgcGTCtccgccgtgcccgccgcggaGGAGCCTCGAGGGGCGTCGAACTCCCGCGCCCGCGCGAGGCCGCCAGCGCGA
Proteins encoded in this window:
- the LOC117835280 gene encoding elicitor-responsive protein 3, whose protein sequence is MVHGTLEVLLVGAKGLENTDYLCNMDPYAILKCRSQEQRSSIAAGKGTNPEWNENFVFTVSDRTTDLLIKLMDSDTGTADDFVGEATIPLEAVYSERSIPPTIYNVVKGEKYCGEIKVGLTFTPENTRQRGLPDDCGGWKQSH
- the LOC117863939 gene encoding thioredoxin M1, chloroplastic — protein: MASHLAVSVSVAAPASSPSHVAAVVAPPSVALRRGLPPTRRALRARPSSRGAAVVCQAQGGQDTAIQVPDVSKSTWQSLVVESELPVLVQFWASWCGPCKMIDPIVGKLSKEYEGKLKCYKLNTDDNPDIATQLGIRSIPTMMIFKNGEKKEAVIGAVPESTLITCIEKYVDGR